One window of Leptospira hartskeerlii genomic DNA carries:
- a CDS encoding PIN-like domain-containing protein, whose amino-acid sequence MKQTFLQLLGKSNIIDYKKSLDQYFNRIDNVLSNTVDFPIILDANVLLQMYRLSFKARSKLSSFIKDNSKRIFITKQIQKEFLRNREEVVDYFYLEGTNSLIDNFQKNCINSVKSFLNENKTILIDYEDIEKKIKKLSKDFEAIVPSLQEKVSETVKKHKAAKHQDEYLTIYSSLSIIDVLKEDDVKVVKDEFDSLKKDLKDDAHVSKELNKSKSYYIFPGMGDILKKPDDPYGDFIIFHEVLEFMRNEATDAIFLTYDSSKGDWLKQSKEPHLHYIESVFLATSKSLYILDAERYFEGLLDISFKSVPVSAAFSYGEEFEILTNQYVLLWIKLEKLLRDYAEKNNLFQGAVFPIERAIRVLLDTGIVDLRSYNELRELYLIRGHIAHGNYGRVVRLTEERIVECIDRVNYYIATFEKL is encoded by the coding sequence ATGAAACAGACATTTCTTCAGCTTTTAGGAAAGAGTAACATTATAGATTATAAAAAGAGCCTAGATCAATACTTTAACAGAATTGATAACGTTCTTTCGAATACAGTTGATTTCCCTATTATTTTAGACGCAAATGTTCTCCTCCAGATGTATAGGCTTTCATTTAAAGCGAGAAGTAAACTTTCCAGTTTTATTAAAGATAACTCTAAAAGAATATTTATAACTAAACAAATTCAGAAAGAATTCTTAAGAAATCGAGAAGAGGTTGTAGATTACTTCTATTTAGAAGGAACAAATAGCTTAATTGATAATTTTCAAAAGAATTGTATAAATTCAGTCAAATCTTTTTTAAATGAGAATAAAACCATTTTAATTGATTATGAAGATATTGAGAAAAAAATTAAAAAATTGTCAAAAGATTTTGAGGCAATAGTTCCTTCTCTGCAAGAGAAAGTCTCGGAGACGGTAAAAAAACATAAAGCTGCAAAGCATCAGGATGAGTATTTGACGATTTACTCTAGTCTTTCAATAATTGACGTTTTAAAGGAGGATGATGTAAAAGTCGTAAAAGATGAATTTGATTCTTTAAAGAAAGATTTAAAGGATGATGCACACGTTAGCAAAGAATTAAATAAATCAAAATCATATTATATTTTCCCTGGAATGGGGGATATTCTTAAAAAACCCGATGATCCATATGGTGATTTCATCATTTTTCACGAGGTCCTTGAATTCATGAGAAATGAAGCAACAGATGCTATCTTTCTGACTTACGATTCTTCTAAAGGTGATTGGCTTAAACAATCTAAGGAACCACATCTTCATTATATTGAATCTGTCTTTCTTGCAACTTCCAAATCACTTTATATTCTGGACGCAGAGCGATATTTTGAAGGATTACTGGATATTTCTTTTAAATCGGTTCCGGTATCGGCGGCTTTTAGCTATGGAGAAGAATTTGAGATATTAACAAATCAATATGTTTTATTATGGATCAAGCTTGAGAAACTTCTGAGGGATTATGCAGAGAAGAATAATCTTTTTCAAGGCGCTGTTTTTCCTATTGAAAGAGCAATAAGAGTTCTTTTGGATACTGGAATAGTGGATTTGAGATCGTATAACGAGCTTCGCGAGTTGTATCTGATTAGAGGCCATATTGCTCATGGAAATTATGGTAGAGTAGTTCGGTTGACGGAAGAACGAATTGTTGAGTGTATAGATCGTGTTAATTACTATATAGCAACATTTGAAAAACTCTGA